The following coding sequences are from one uncultured Bacteroides sp. window:
- the lpdA gene encoding dihydrolipoyl dehydrogenase translates to MKYDIGIIGGGPAGYNAGEKAASSGLKTILFEKKELGGVCLNEGCIPSKTLLYSAKLLDHAKGSAKYGISVEGSPSFDMEKIIVRKNKTVKKLTMGVKMKLTSVGATIVSSEVSILGEQDGYILLSADGEQYEVKYLLLCAGSETVIPPIKGLSDVDYWTSREALDNKSVPKSLAIIGGGVIGMEFASFFNSIGVKVSVIEMMPEILGAMDNESSAMLRTDYTKKGISFYLNAKVIEVNDHEVIIEKNGETKAIEADKILVSVGRRPVLETIGADKLNLELQGRGVKVNEYMQTSHPNVYAAGDITGVSMLAHTAIREGDVAINHIIGVDDRMSYDAVPGVVYTNPEVAGVGKTEDELKASGAHYSVLKLPMAYSGRFIAENEGGNGFCKLLVDDSDHIIGCHMVGNPASELIVTAGIAIEKNFTVEDFQRIIFPHPTVGEIFHESLSI, encoded by the coding sequence ATGAAATATGATATAGGAATTATTGGTGGAGGTCCTGCCGGATATAATGCGGGCGAGAAAGCCGCGTCCAGTGGTCTCAAAACAATTCTTTTTGAGAAGAAAGAGCTAGGCGGTGTCTGCCTTAATGAAGGCTGTATACCTTCTAAAACTTTACTTTATTCAGCAAAGTTGCTCGATCATGCCAAGGGTTCGGCAAAATATGGAATTTCGGTTGAAGGTTCTCCATCGTTTGATATGGAAAAAATTATTGTACGAAAGAACAAAACGGTAAAGAAATTAACGATGGGAGTGAAGATGAAGTTGACATCCGTGGGTGCTACCATTGTCAGTTCCGAAGTTTCTATCTTAGGAGAACAAGATGGATATATCCTTCTTTCAGCCGATGGAGAACAGTATGAGGTGAAGTATTTACTGCTGTGTGCTGGTTCGGAAACTGTGATCCCGCCTATAAAAGGATTGTCGGATGTTGACTATTGGACTTCGCGAGAAGCTTTAGATAATAAGTCGGTGCCTAAGTCACTGGCAATTATTGGAGGTGGAGTCATCGGTATGGAGTTTGCTTCGTTCTTTAATAGTATAGGGGTGAAAGTAAGTGTCATCGAGATGATGCCTGAAATATTAGGAGCCATGGACAATGAATCATCGGCTATGCTTAGAACAGACTATACTAAGAAAGGCATCTCTTTCTATCTTAATGCGAAAGTGATTGAGGTCAATGATCATGAAGTCATCATCGAAAAAAATGGCGAAACAAAAGCGATCGAAGCCGATAAGATACTTGTCAGCGTGGGCAGAAGGCCTGTGCTCGAAACAATAGGAGCAGATAAACTAAATCTGGAACTTCAGGGCCGTGGAGTGAAGGTGAATGAATATATGCAGACTTCACATCCCAATGTGTATGCTGCCGGAGATATCACTGGAGTATCGATGCTTGCGCATACGGCCATTCGTGAAGGTGATGTAGCAATTAATCATATTATTGGAGTCGACGACCGGATGAGCTACGATGCCGTTCCTGGTGTGGTTTATACCAATCCAGAAGTTGCAGGAGTCGGTAAAACAGAAGATGAACTGAAGGCTAGCGGAGCGCATTATAGTGTATTGAAATTGCCGATGGCTTATTCAGGGCGTTTCATTGCTGAAAATGAAGGAGGTAATGGCTTTTGCAAATTGCTTGTAGATGATTCTGATCACATCATTGGTTGCCACATGGTTGGTAATCCAGCATCAGAGCTAATTGTTACGGCGGGCATTGCCATTGAGAAGAATTTTACCGTTGAAGATTTTCAACGAATAATTTTCCCTCATCCAACGGTTGGCGAGATTTTTCACGAAAGTTTGTCTATCTGA
- a CDS encoding winged helix DNA-binding domain-containing protein, which translates to MQNIKDIRLLSQLLYGSDLVSPREVVAWMGAMQAQDYNMAKWAVGIRLKSATEQLVEEALNRGEILRTHVMRPTWHFVAQEDIRWMLRLSAQRIKSSSVSRDRALEITEDLYSKCNDLLVRILEGNNFLTREEVGMEFKKAGIAVNTARMIHFMMRAEVEGIVCSGPVRNKKLTYALIEERVAPVKELHKDEALAKLALNYFRSHSPASLQDFIWWSGLSVADAKQAIASIETELISEKFASQELFIHQLYAKELKVDKVLHLLPGFDEYIISYKDRTSVVASEHQSKAFTNNGTFYPTIMCNGQVVGVWKKSVLKTSIKIDTTFFEQTLQPQQKALAKAENVYLKYLGLPVSK; encoded by the coding sequence ATGCAAAATATTAAAGATATTAGACTGTTAAGTCAACTGCTCTATGGCTCGGATTTGGTCTCTCCTAGAGAGGTCGTGGCTTGGATGGGAGCGATGCAAGCGCAAGATTATAATATGGCCAAATGGGCGGTTGGCATTCGACTGAAATCGGCAACAGAACAGCTAGTAGAAGAGGCTCTCAATCGAGGTGAGATTTTGCGAACACATGTGATGCGACCTACTTGGCATTTTGTTGCTCAGGAAGATATTAGATGGATGCTACGACTATCGGCTCAACGGATCAAATCTTCTTCTGTTTCGAGAGATCGGGCTTTGGAGATTACGGAGGATCTGTATTCAAAATGCAATGACTTGCTTGTGCGAATATTGGAAGGAAATAATTTCCTGACACGAGAAGAAGTGGGTATGGAGTTTAAGAAGGCAGGGATCGCTGTAAATACCGCTCGTATGATTCATTTTATGATGCGCGCAGAAGTTGAAGGGATTGTTTGCAGCGGACCTGTTCGAAACAAGAAGCTCACTTATGCTTTGATTGAGGAACGAGTAGCTCCAGTTAAAGAATTGCATAAAGACGAGGCACTTGCCAAACTGGCGCTAAACTATTTCAGGAGTCACTCTCCGGCTAGTTTGCAAGACTTTATCTGGTGGTCGGGCTTATCAGTGGCCGACGCTAAACAGGCTATAGCTTCCATTGAAACGGAATTGATTTCGGAAAAATTTGCTTCTCAGGAGTTATTTATTCATCAATTATATGCTAAAGAGTTGAAGGTGGATAAGGTATTGCATCTTTTGCCTGGGTTTGATGAATATATCATTAGCTATAAAGATAGAACAAGCGTTGTGGCATCCGAACACCAATCTAAAGCTTTTACTAACAATGGCACGTTTTATCCAACCATCATGTGCAATGGTCAAGTAGTAGGTGTGTGGAAAAAGTCGGTTTTGAAAACTTCGATAAAGATTGATACGACGTTTTTCGAACAAACTCTTCAACCGCAGCAGAAGGCATTGGCTAAAGCTGAAAATGTTTATCTGAAATATCTGGGATTACCTGTCTCTAAGTGA
- a CDS encoding thiamine pyrophosphate-dependent enzyme, which translates to MNTLDIKNTDQATLKKWYHLLTLGRALDEKAPMYQLQSLGWSYHAPYAGHDGIQLAIGQVFKKGDDFLFPYYRDMLTVLSAGMTPEEIILNGISKATDLTSGGRHMSNHFSKPELHIENVSSAVGTQDLHAAGVARAMVYYKHKGVAITCHGEATTSEGYVYEAINGACTEKLPVIFVIQDNGYGISVPKKDQTANRKVAKNFSGFKNIKIIYCNGKDVFDSMNAMMAAREYTIETSCPVIVHANCVRIGSHSNSDNHALYRDAYELAYVKAADPLQKFRRMLLQYNRFTEDELKEIEAGVKKEVSAANKKAVAAPDPDPKTVLDFVIPEPYQPKVYVDGTHNAEGEKKNLVTALNETLKSEFRYNPDTFLWGQDVANKDKGGVFNVTKGMQQEFGIERVFNAPIAEDYIVGTANGMSRFDPKIHLVIEGAEFADYFWPAVEQYVECTHEYWRSNGSFTPNITLRLASGGYIGGGLYHSQNIEGALATLPGARIVYPSFADDAAGLLRTSMRSKGFTLFLEPKALYNAVEGATVVPDDFEVPFGKARVRREGEDLTVLTYGNTTHLCLRAAERLSKENLGNVEVIDLRSLVPLDKEAIFESVKKTSKVLIVHEDKVFGGFGGEIAAMIGTEMFRYLDAPVQRVGSTFTPVGFHPVLEKAILPGEDRIYKAAKELLAY; encoded by the coding sequence ATGAATACACTTGATATTAAAAATACTGATCAGGCGACTTTGAAGAAATGGTACCATTTGCTTACTCTGGGGCGAGCTCTAGATGAGAAAGCACCGATGTATCAACTTCAATCTTTAGGTTGGTCTTATCATGCCCCTTATGCTGGGCATGATGGCATACAGCTGGCTATCGGACAGGTCTTTAAAAAGGGAGACGATTTTCTTTTCCCTTATTATCGAGACATGCTGACTGTGCTTTCGGCGGGTATGACTCCTGAAGAAATTATTCTAAATGGTATCTCTAAAGCTACCGATCTGACTAGTGGAGGACGACATATGTCTAACCACTTCTCTAAGCCGGAATTGCATATTGAGAATGTTTCTTCGGCGGTTGGTACGCAAGATTTGCATGCGGCAGGTGTGGCACGTGCTATGGTTTATTATAAACATAAAGGGGTTGCGATAACCTGTCATGGCGAAGCAACGACTTCTGAAGGGTATGTATATGAGGCCATTAATGGTGCTTGCACAGAAAAACTGCCAGTGATCTTTGTTATTCAGGACAATGGATATGGTATTTCTGTTCCTAAAAAAGATCAGACTGCCAACAGAAAAGTGGCGAAGAACTTTTCGGGCTTTAAGAATATAAAAATAATCTATTGCAATGGTAAAGATGTGTTCGACTCGATGAATGCGATGATGGCTGCTCGTGAGTATACCATTGAAACGAGTTGTCCGGTCATTGTGCATGCCAACTGTGTACGTATCGGTTCGCACTCTAACTCTGATAATCATGCTTTGTATAGAGATGCCTACGAATTGGCGTATGTAAAAGCTGCCGATCCATTGCAGAAATTCCGTCGGATGCTTCTGCAATACAACCGCTTTACGGAGGATGAATTGAAGGAGATCGAAGCTGGGGTTAAGAAGGAGGTGAGTGCTGCTAATAAGAAAGCGGTTGCGGCTCCCGATCCTGATCCGAAAACAGTGCTCGATTTTGTGATTCCCGAACCTTATCAGCCTAAAGTGTATGTTGATGGCACGCACAATGCCGAAGGTGAGAAGAAGAATTTAGTGACAGCTCTGAATGAGACTTTGAAGAGCGAGTTCCGTTATAATCCTGACACCTTTTTGTGGGGACAGGATGTGGCGAATAAAGATAAAGGGGGCGTGTTCAACGTAACCAAAGGAATGCAGCAGGAATTTGGCATCGAGCGAGTATTCAACGCTCCGATTGCTGAAGACTATATCGTTGGAACGGCCAATGGTATGAGTCGCTTCGATCCGAAAATTCATTTAGTGATTGAAGGTGCTGAGTTTGCCGATTATTTCTGGCCAGCTGTGGAGCAGTATGTGGAATGTACGCATGAATATTGGCGAAGCAATGGTTCGTTTACTCCGAATATCACTTTGCGTCTGGCTTCGGGCGGATATATCGGAGGTGGTTTGTATCACTCGCAAAACATAGAAGGTGCTTTGGCTACATTACCTGGAGCGAGAATTGTGTATCCGTCGTTTGCTGATGATGCCGCCGGATTGCTACGTACTTCTATGAGATCCAAAGGATTCACTCTGTTCCTTGAACCCAAAGCACTGTATAACGCAGTAGAAGGGGCTACTGTAGTTCCTGACGACTTTGAAGTGCCTTTCGGAAAAGCGCGTGTTCGTCGTGAAGGAGAAGATCTCACAGTGTTGACTTATGGCAACACCACTCACCTTTGTCTTAGAGCGGCAGAGCGATTGAGCAAAGAGAATTTAGGAAACGTCGAAGTGATAGACCTTCGTTCATTAGTTCCGCTAGATAAGGAAGCGATCTTTGAATCTGTTAAGAAAACGAGCAAAGTGCTTATTGTGCATGAGGATAAAGTTTTTGGCGGATTTGGCGGCGAGATAGCAGCAATGATCGGAACGGAGATGTTCCGTTATTTAGATGCTCCTGTGCAGCGAGTGGGATCTACCTTTACACCCGTTGGTTTCCATCCGGTGCTCGAAAAGGCTATTCTGCCAGGCGAAGATCGCATTTATAAGGCTGCAAAAGAGCTTTTAGCTTATTAA
- a CDS encoding dihydrolipoamide acetyltransferase family protein, whose product MSKFEVKMPKLGESITEGTIISWAVKVGDVVEEDQILFEVTTAKVNAEIPSPVEGKVLQILSNEGDTVPVGETVAIIETEEEGGEEVAPAAAAENAPQPEKPQPTESAPATAPQAATPAAPPVTAKAAAQKDEEARWYSPVVLQLANQAKISAEELDTVPGTGYLGRLTKKDIQKYIERKKSGAPAPAASAPAAAPKAAAPASKPAPTAPPVTASGEDQVIEMDPVRRIIADHMVMSKSTSPHVTTVIEADVTKLVNWRKRVKDEFRKQEGINITYMPAIVEAVSKALKEFPTVNASVDGYKVILKKHINVGMAVALDDGNLVVPVIHDADRLNTQGLAVAIDSLANTARANRLKVADVQNGTFTITNFGSFKGLIGTAIINQPQVAILGVGFIEKKPAVISTAEGDVIAIRHKMYLSLSYDHRIIDGTLGGKFLLRVAEYLEQWDK is encoded by the coding sequence ATGTCCAAATTTGAAGTCAAGATGCCTAAGTTAGGCGAGAGCATCACTGAAGGTACCATTATATCATGGGCAGTAAAAGTGGGTGATGTAGTTGAAGAAGATCAAATTCTGTTTGAGGTTACTACAGCAAAAGTGAATGCTGAAATTCCTTCACCTGTGGAGGGAAAGGTTCTACAAATTCTTTCCAATGAGGGAGATACTGTACCGGTGGGCGAAACAGTTGCCATCATCGAAACAGAAGAGGAAGGCGGAGAAGAAGTTGCTCCGGCTGCTGCTGCGGAAAATGCTCCTCAACCCGAAAAACCTCAACCTACCGAATCTGCTCCTGCTACAGCACCACAAGCGGCAACTCCGGCAGCTCCTCCTGTTACTGCTAAAGCGGCAGCACAAAAGGATGAAGAGGCTAGATGGTACTCTCCTGTTGTTCTTCAACTAGCTAACCAGGCGAAAATATCAGCTGAAGAGCTGGATACCGTTCCTGGGACAGGCTATTTAGGTAGACTGACTAAAAAAGATATTCAGAAATACATTGAGCGCAAGAAGAGTGGAGCTCCGGCACCTGCTGCCAGTGCACCCGCTGCTGCTCCTAAAGCTGCTGCACCTGCAAGTAAACCTGCTCCAACAGCTCCTCCTGTGACTGCTTCCGGCGAAGATCAAGTGATTGAGATGGATCCGGTCAGAAGAATTATTGCCGACCATATGGTGATGTCAAAGAGTACTTCTCCACATGTTACTACTGTGATAGAAGCAGACGTAACCAAATTAGTGAACTGGCGCAAACGCGTTAAGGATGAGTTCCGTAAACAAGAAGGCATCAACATCACTTATATGCCTGCTATCGTTGAGGCGGTATCGAAGGCTTTGAAAGAGTTTCCTACAGTGAATGCTTCGGTTGATGGATACAAGGTCATCCTTAAGAAACACATCAATGTGGGTATGGCTGTGGCGCTAGATGATGGTAACTTGGTGGTTCCTGTCATTCATGATGCCGATAGGCTCAATACGCAAGGCTTGGCTGTGGCTATTGACTCACTCGCTAATACCGCTCGTGCAAACCGCTTGAAGGTAGCTGATGTACAAAATGGTACTTTTACAATCACTAACTTTGGTTCATTTAAAGGCCTAATTGGTACAGCAATCATTAATCAACCGCAAGTTGCCATCTTAGGAGTGGGATTCATCGAGAAAAAACCTGCGGTTATCTCAACTGCTGAAGGCGATGTGATTGCAATCAGACACAAGATGTATTTGTCACTCTCTTATGATCATCGTATTATTGATGGTACATTGGGCGGCAAGTTCTTACTTCGTGTAGCTGAGTATTTGGAACAATGGGATAAATAA
- a CDS encoding glycoside hydrolase family protein, which produces MKVLTFYVFLLFLCLPSVCFSQVAERERPQEWKHLVKGSRFIDRFLPMKGNDLSADTWGAKGVIPRYVDNGIEDRIWSYWGGNIIKGEDGKYHLFVCGWLESSPKGHSEWPRSIVFNAVSDNTTGPFVLRSMIGKGHNPEAFRLKDGRYVIYVIDGRYVSDHINGPWEYGKFEFNARDRAIIEGLSNLSFAQREDGSYIMVCRGGGIWISQTGLSEYNQITDKRVYPDVDGRFEDPVIWRDSIQYHMIVNDWLGRIAYYLRSKDGINWVTDPGEAYAPGVAVHQDGKKEDWFKYERLKIYQDAYGRAIQANFAVIDTLKAADKPWDNHSSKNISIPLNPGLLLTMLDDAPITKSTKTIRLLIRAEKGFNPLTDIDLESLRFGASSEVNFGRGCKVLKTEPKGKDLIVTFDAKGNGITKDEFAPKLIGKKKSGDMLYGYARLPYVNYVEPILSARAPHFQLENARQYCSIEVQNFGQVASFAVQLKIEMVKMGKKKQIVSGKVPALKPYEKRELRFSCKKLAEGDLNNEFIVTIYSKGKVLSVFTVKAKAKS; this is translated from the coding sequence ATGAAAGTACTTACTTTTTATGTTTTTCTTCTATTTTTGTGTTTACCTTCAGTTTGTTTCTCACAGGTGGCGGAGAGGGAGCGTCCTCAGGAATGGAAACATTTAGTTAAAGGCTCGCGATTTATAGATCGTTTTCTCCCTATGAAGGGAAATGACCTTTCTGCGGACACATGGGGAGCTAAAGGAGTGATTCCTCGTTATGTTGATAACGGAATAGAAGATCGTATATGGTCATATTGGGGCGGAAATATCATTAAAGGGGAAGATGGTAAATATCATCTGTTTGTGTGTGGCTGGTTAGAAAGTTCTCCTAAAGGGCACTCTGAATGGCCTCGCTCTATTGTCTTTAATGCGGTAAGTGATAATACTACTGGTCCTTTTGTACTGCGTAGTATGATTGGTAAGGGGCACAATCCTGAAGCTTTTCGCTTAAAAGATGGTCGATATGTAATCTACGTGATTGATGGTCGTTATGTGTCAGATCATATTAATGGACCTTGGGAATACGGCAAATTTGAATTCAATGCCAGAGATAGAGCTATTATTGAAGGGCTTTCCAATCTTTCATTTGCACAGCGTGAAGACGGCTCTTATATTATGGTTTGTCGTGGCGGAGGAATTTGGATTAGTCAGACTGGTCTTTCTGAATATAATCAAATAACCGACAAGCGTGTGTATCCTGATGTAGACGGGCGTTTTGAAGACCCTGTAATCTGGCGCGATAGCATACAGTATCACATGATTGTAAATGATTGGCTGGGACGTATCGCTTATTATCTTCGTTCAAAGGATGGTATTAATTGGGTTACTGATCCTGGTGAAGCTTATGCACCGGGTGTTGCTGTGCACCAAGATGGCAAGAAGGAGGATTGGTTCAAATATGAGCGACTTAAAATTTATCAAGACGCTTATGGGCGTGCTATACAAGCTAACTTTGCTGTGATAGACACTCTGAAGGCAGCAGATAAACCGTGGGACAATCATAGTTCTAAAAATATTTCTATTCCTCTAAATCCGGGATTGCTTTTAACGATGCTCGATGACGCACCTATTACCAAAAGCACTAAAACTATTCGTTTGCTAATTCGGGCTGAAAAAGGATTCAATCCGCTCACGGATATTGATTTGGAGTCATTGCGTTTTGGTGCTTCTTCTGAAGTAAACTTCGGACGCGGGTGCAAGGTTTTGAAAACGGAACCTAAAGGAAAAGACTTGATCGTGACTTTTGATGCGAAGGGTAATGGCATTACGAAAGATGAATTTGCTCCGAAACTGATTGGAAAGAAAAAATCCGGAGACATGCTTTATGGCTATGCTCGTTTACCTTATGTGAATTATGTAGAACCAATATTGTCGGCTCGCGCTCCTCATTTTCAGCTTGAGAATGCACGTCAATACTGCAGCATAGAGGTGCAAAACTTCGGACAGGTGGCTTCGTTTGCTGTTCAGTTGAAGATTGAAATGGTGAAGATGGGCAAAAAGAAGCAAATCGTTTCTGGAAAAGTCCCAGCTCTTAAACCTTATGAAAAGAGAGAATTGCGCTTCTCTTGCAAGAAATTGGCGGAGGGCGATTTGAATAATGAGTTTATCGTTACCATTTACTCTAAAGGAAAGGTTTTATCCGTATTTACTGTAAAAGCTAAAGCTAAATCTTAA
- a CDS encoding lipoate--protein ligase family protein yields the protein MICIDSIVTDPYFNLAAEEFMLKHSKEDVFMVWQNEPSVIIGRNQDVQAEVNLSLAEKKAIKIARRSSGGGAVYDDLGNVNLTFIENSREPDFSKFSDLMIDFLSTLGIHAEVDARRGLTVDGLKISGSAQSIFGGRILFHASLLFSTDLALLNSILEGKEGALNNLSETRKRSYVKSVKSKVANVAQFLSESMQIDEFKQLILKNFLGQDATNRLYVFSEEEKAEILRLKEKKYSTPSWNLWQSNLAGTYSVNFKT from the coding sequence ATGATTTGTATTGACAGCATCGTTACCGATCCTTATTTCAATCTGGCAGCAGAAGAATTTATGCTTAAACATTCCAAAGAAGATGTTTTTATGGTCTGGCAAAATGAACCTTCGGTGATTATTGGGAGGAATCAAGATGTGCAGGCCGAGGTAAATCTTTCGTTGGCTGAGAAGAAAGCGATAAAGATTGCTCGCAGAAGTTCGGGCGGGGGTGCAGTGTATGATGACTTAGGTAATGTAAACCTTACGTTTATAGAAAATAGTAGAGAACCGGATTTTAGTAAGTTCTCCGATCTGATGATCGATTTTCTGAGTACGTTGGGGATTCATGCCGAAGTGGATGCTCGCAGAGGCTTGACTGTGGATGGATTAAAGATATCTGGTAGTGCGCAGTCTATTTTTGGAGGCAGAATATTGTTTCATGCCTCCTTATTGTTTTCTACTGATTTAGCGTTGCTCAACTCTATCCTTGAAGGAAAAGAAGGGGCTTTGAATAATTTATCTGAAACCAGAAAAAGAAGTTATGTCAAATCAGTGAAAAGCAAAGTAGCCAATGTAGCTCAATTTCTGTCGGAGTCAATGCAAATAGATGAATTTAAACAGTTAATATTAAAAAACTTTTTAGGTCAGGATGCCACTAATCGGCTTTATGTGTTTAGTGAAGAGGAGAAAGCGGAAATTCTTCGTTTGAAGGAGAAGAAATATAGCACTCCAAGCTGGAATCTATGGCAATCGAACCTGGCCGGCACATATTCAGTTAATTTTAAAACATAA
- a CDS encoding flavodoxin, with amino-acid sequence MKKFGLFYGASTVKTAAMAQKIKEAFGNLDIDLVPVEQAWEKEFEKYDHLIVGTATWFDGELPSYWDEMLPELRSLDLKGKTVAIFGLGDQVNYPENFVDGIGLLAETFEVAGATIVGLTSPDGYTYSHSRALRDGSLLGLAIDDDSQPEKTEERIKNWVAQLKKEGFSAK; translated from the coding sequence ATGAAGAAGTTCGGATTATTTTATGGAGCAAGTACAGTGAAGACGGCTGCCATGGCACAAAAGATAAAAGAAGCATTCGGCAATTTGGATATTGATTTGGTTCCTGTGGAACAGGCTTGGGAGAAAGAGTTTGAAAAGTATGATCATCTGATCGTGGGCACCGCTACCTGGTTCGACGGGGAGTTACCCAGCTATTGGGACGAGATGCTTCCTGAATTGAGATCACTTGATCTGAAAGGGAAAACAGTGGCTATCTTCGGGCTTGGCGATCAGGTGAACTATCCTGAAAACTTTGTGGATGGTATCGGTCTGTTGGCTGAAACTTTTGAGGTTGCAGGGGCCACAATTGTGGGGCTGACTTCTCCCGATGGTTACACTTATTCTCATTCCAGAGCGTTGAGAGACGGTTCTTTGTTAGGTTTGGCAATCGATGATGATAGTCAGCCTGAGAAAACAGAAGAGAGAATAAAGAACTGGGTTGCACAGTTGAAGAAAGAAGGCTTCTCTGCCAAATAG
- a CDS encoding RNA polymerase sigma-70 factor, giving the protein MEKEFHSNSPEESFKKFVNQYYSRLCAFSVQYTDSLEISEDLVQDVFLHFWESQKFHQATSNLKSYIFNSVRNASIDYIRKNKKMTFIELEEDSYLKEDEINEETLETQHEHLHKLLNQLPTQEYKVLIEIVVHNKKYKEVGEEMNISVNTVKTHLSRALKFLRTHNIKMHTIFLFY; this is encoded by the coding sequence ATGGAAAAAGAATTTCACTCAAATAGTCCGGAAGAAAGTTTCAAAAAGTTTGTGAATCAATACTATTCACGACTTTGTGCTTTCTCCGTTCAGTATACCGATTCGTTAGAAATATCTGAAGATTTGGTACAAGATGTTTTTCTTCACTTTTGGGAAAGCCAAAAGTTCCATCAAGCTACAAGCAATTTAAAATCTTATATCTTCAATTCAGTACGCAATGCTTCAATAGACTACATCCGCAAAAACAAAAAAATGACTTTTATAGAGCTTGAGGAAGATTCTTATTTAAAAGAAGATGAGATAAATGAAGAAACGTTGGAAACCCAACACGAACACCTGCACAAGCTACTAAATCAACTGCCAACCCAAGAATATAAGGTGCTTATAGAAATCGTTGTTCATAACAAAAAGTACAAAGAAGTTGGAGAGGAAATGAACATTTCGGTGAATACAGTAAAGACTCATTTATCACGCGCGCTCAAATTCCTAAGGACTCACAATATAAAAATGCACACTATTTTCCTGTTTTATTAA
- a CDS encoding DUF3089 domain-containing protein, translating into MKEHIYKQHKTLIDKHIKRMLSRSAAPNTGPAPAYSDPFYWAAFPEKNSAANNLPSFLKGEAIRQTADLFYLHPTTYLSGINPLIMPTESTNKGQMLAKMRTAAWNANLEDEALNHLTDMRAVSNQATAFNAACRIFAPRYRQAHIKAFLAPDSNASQQAFNLAYQDVKTAFEYYLQHENDGRPIVIAAHSQGSMHAIRLLKEYFDGQPLQKQLVCAYIIGYELHDDLFTEIPFGETPQTTGCFVGWCSYLHGTLPSEKTANDANLLCINPLSWTTSTQPVGKEQNAGMLLSLNKLLPHEVGAQIEPNSQILWVSLSEFSSKVLKEMTNLHAFDYNLFWMDIRQNVCLRIEAYNHSKE; encoded by the coding sequence ATGAAGGAACATATATATAAACAACATAAAACACTCATTGACAAACACATAAAACGTATGCTAAGCAGAAGCGCAGCCCCTAATACAGGTCCCGCTCCTGCTTATAGTGATCCGTTTTACTGGGCAGCATTTCCTGAGAAAAATAGTGCAGCAAACAACCTTCCTTCTTTCTTGAAAGGAGAAGCAATCAGGCAAACGGCCGATCTCTTCTATCTACACCCTACGACTTATCTAAGTGGCATAAATCCGCTAATCATGCCAACTGAAAGTACCAACAAGGGCCAAATGCTTGCCAAGATGCGCACTGCCGCATGGAATGCCAACCTGGAAGATGAAGCATTAAATCACCTGACTGATATGCGAGCTGTCAGCAATCAGGCAACAGCATTCAATGCTGCCTGTCGCATTTTTGCTCCTCGCTACAGACAAGCACATATAAAGGCTTTTCTGGCGCCTGATAGCAATGCATCCCAACAAGCATTTAACCTTGCCTACCAGGATGTAAAAACGGCTTTCGAGTATTATTTACAGCACGAAAATGATGGAAGACCAATTGTAATTGCCGCCCATAGTCAAGGAAGCATGCATGCCATAAGATTATTAAAAGAGTATTTTGACGGTCAGCCTTTGCAAAAGCAATTGGTGTGTGCATACATAATAGGCTATGAACTGCATGACGACCTCTTTACAGAAATTCCTTTTGGAGAAACGCCTCAGACAACAGGATGTTTTGTTGGCTGGTGCAGCTATTTGCATGGCACCCTCCCAAGCGAAAAAACAGCAAACGATGCCAACCTGCTTTGCATCAACCCACTCAGCTGGACTACCTCAACACAGCCTGTTGGGAAAGAGCAAAATGCTGGAATGCTTCTGAGCCTCAACAAACTGTTACCACACGAAGTGGGGGCACAAATAGAGCCAAACTCACAAATCCTTTGGGTATCTCTATCCGAATTTTCGAGCAAAGTGCTGAAGGAAATGACCAATCTACATGCCTTTGACTATAACTTGTTTTGGATGGACATTCGCCAGAATGTGTGTTTGAGAATCGAGGCATATAATCACAGCAAAGAATAG